A region from the Methylocella sp. genome encodes:
- a CDS encoding IS3 family transposase (programmed frameshift), protein MPRKRQKAEEIVAKLRQVEVLSAQGRPVAEAIRSIGVTEVTYYRWRSEYGGLKGDQVKRLKELEAENTRLRRAVSDLTLEKLILKEAAFGKLLSSARRRACVEHVIAEHGVSERFACRVLGQHRSTQRKVPTKPDDEAALIADITALAIQYGRYGYRRITAMLWERGWKINVKRVERIWRREGLKVPARQPKRGRLWLNDGSCVRLRPQCPNHVWSYDFVEDRTHDGRKYRMLNIIDEFTRECIAIRINRQLKAADVIDVLSDLFILRGVPVHIRSDNGPEFIAKALRDWIAAVGAKTAYIMPGSPWENGYCESFNSKLRDELLNGEIFYTLKEAKVVIERWRRHYNTVRPHSSLGYKPPAPETLQWPASQSGPASPATPAIAPGPTMH, encoded by the exons ATGCCGAGGAAAAGACAGAAGGCGGAAGAGATCGTCGCGAAGCTACGGCAAGTCGAAGTGCTTAGCGCGCAAGGGCGACCGGTCGCGGAGGCGATCCGCTCGATAGGGGTGACGGAAGTTACATACTATCGATGGCGGTCGGAATACGGCGGCCTGAAGGGCGATCAGGTGAAGCGGCTGAAGGAGCTGGAGGCGGAGAATACGCGGCTCCGTCGAGCGGTGTCCGATTTGACGCTTGAGAAGCTGATCCTGAAAGAGGCTGCCT TCGGGAAACTTCTGAGCTCCGCGCGTCGTCGCGCCTGCGTGGAGCATGTGATCGCCGAACATGGCGTTTCCGAGCGGTTCGCTTGCCGGGTTCTCGGTCAGCATCGCTCCACGCAGCGCAAGGTTCCGACCAAGCCCGATGACGAAGCGGCATTGATCGCCGACATCACGGCGCTCGCCATCCAGTACGGCCGCTATGGCTACCGCCGCATCACGGCGATGTTGTGGGAGCGAGGCTGGAAGATCAACGTCAAACGGGTCGAGCGGATCTGGCGACGCGAGGGGCTGAAAGTTCCGGCCAGACAACCCAAGCGCGGGCGTCTCTGGCTCAATGACGGCTCGTGCGTCCGGCTGCGCCCGCAATGCCCCAACCACGTCTGGTCCTATGACTTCGTCGAGGACCGCACTCATGATGGCAGGAAATATCGCATGCTGAATATCATCGACGAATTTACCCGCGAATGCATCGCGATCAGGATTAACCGGCAGCTGAAGGCAGCGGACGTCATCGACGTTCTCTCGGACCTCTTCATCTTGCGAGGGGTTCCGGTCCACATTCGTTCCGACAACGGCCCGGAGTTCATCGCCAAGGCGTTGCGTGACTGGATTGCCGCCGTCGGCGCGAAGACCGCCTACATCATGCCGGGCAGTCCCTGGGAGAACGGCTATTGCGAGAGCTTCAACTCGAAGCTGCGCGACGAGCTTTTGAATGGTGAAATCTTCTACACTCTCAAGGAGGCGAAGGTCGTCATTGAGCGATGGCGACGCCACTACAACACCGTGCGCCCGCACTCATCGCTGGGCTACAAGCCGCCAGCCCCGGAGACCCTGCAATGGCCGGCTTCGCAATCCGGACCAGCTTCGCCCGCCACGCCAGCAATAGCGCCAGGGCCGACAATGCACTAA
- a CDS encoding SOS response-associated peptidase yields the protein MCNLYSMTRNQDAIRQLFRFRRDLAGNLPLMPAIFPDMMAPVVRRASDGERELSLMRWGFPPPPNLGKVPITNVRNLASPYWRGWLKAEWRCLVPATSFCEWTDSRPKVTNWFALDESRPLFAFAGIWRLWSGERKGETREHRLFSLLTTEANEIVRPIHAKAMPVLLTTPEEMDAWLEGSIEQAIALQRPLPNEKLRIVAKGEKMDEAGSPALGF from the coding sequence ATGTGCAACCTCTACTCCATGACCCGCAATCAGGATGCGATACGCCAGTTGTTCAGGTTCCGGCGTGATCTGGCCGGCAATCTGCCGCTGATGCCGGCCATCTTCCCCGACATGATGGCTCCGGTGGTTCGCAGGGCGTCGGACGGCGAGCGCGAGCTGTCGCTGATGCGCTGGGGCTTCCCGCCGCCGCCGAACCTCGGCAAGGTCCCGATCACCAACGTCCGCAATCTGGCCTCGCCGTATTGGCGCGGCTGGCTCAAGGCTGAATGGCGCTGCCTTGTGCCGGCGACGTCGTTTTGTGAGTGGACCGACAGTCGGCCAAAGGTCACCAATTGGTTCGCGCTAGATGAGAGCCGGCCCCTCTTCGCCTTCGCGGGGATCTGGCGGCTATGGAGCGGTGAGCGGAAGGGCGAGACGCGCGAGCACCGTCTGTTTTCGCTTCTGACGACAGAAGCGAATGAGATAGTGCGCCCGATACATGCCAAGGCCATGCCGGTGCTGCTCACGACGCCCGAGGAAATGGATGCATGGCTCGAAGGATCGATCGAGCAAGCTATTGCGCTTCAACGACCTCTGCCGAACGAAAAGCTCAGGATTGTCGCGAAGGGAGAGAAAATGGACGAGGCTGGCAGTCCCGCCCTCGGCTTTTGA
- a CDS encoding AAA family ATPase, with protein sequence MSTEMRRLEAKCSARNGWPKWLQWLEISGIRGWHGQRISFDFPIVAIVGENGSGKSTILQSAACVYQNPDGRTWYPTEFFPETAWDHIDNVRIGFSYRQGEKPSESSIRKPTTRWLGQPARPLRSVSYIGLDRLQPVSTRVGYARIAKTKHQEKSAKDFDKDQLQRLSFIMGEEYDFAKMAISSIDDNREIPVLSKSSMPYSGYHHGMGELTTAELISENITKYSLVLIDEIESSLHPRAQRRLIRDLARIARDTECQIILSTHSSTILEELPMNARIYILRNSSGRSIVNGVTPQFAMTKMDDEDHPDCEVYVEDERAKTWLAEILSKHAPDLFVRCRIIPYGTANLGVALGQMAKAKRFPRPTVIFLDGEQETADGCILLPGGDAPERVVFDNLGKGGWGDIHVRISRDYSDVSDACQKAMTLSDHHEWVKAAANQLRCGGDVLWQAMCSEWAKVKPVNEVQYLLEGVRDAILYT encoded by the coding sequence TTGAGCACTGAAATGCGCCGACTTGAAGCGAAATGCAGCGCGCGTAATGGCTGGCCGAAGTGGCTTCAATGGCTAGAGATTAGCGGCATCCGAGGCTGGCATGGGCAGCGGATATCTTTCGATTTCCCCATAGTGGCCATCGTTGGCGAAAATGGCTCGGGAAAAAGCACAATTTTGCAGTCTGCGGCGTGCGTATATCAGAACCCCGATGGGCGAACTTGGTATCCAACCGAGTTTTTTCCGGAAACAGCTTGGGATCACATAGACAACGTCCGTATTGGATTTTCCTATCGCCAGGGCGAAAAGCCTTCAGAAAGCTCGATAAGAAAACCGACAACGCGATGGCTCGGCCAACCCGCTAGGCCATTGAGAAGCGTCTCTTATATTGGCTTGGATAGGTTGCAACCCGTCTCTACTCGTGTTGGTTATGCAAGAATTGCAAAAACAAAACATCAGGAAAAATCTGCCAAAGATTTTGATAAGGATCAACTGCAAAGATTATCGTTCATTATGGGCGAAGAATACGATTTTGCTAAAATGGCTATTTCAAGCATAGATGATAATAGAGAGATTCCTGTTTTATCTAAATCTAGTATGCCATATTCAGGTTATCATCATGGCATGGGCGAATTAACTACAGCGGAACTGATCAGCGAAAACATAACTAAATATAGTCTCGTCCTGATTGATGAAATTGAATCTTCTCTTCATCCACGCGCCCAACGCAGATTGATACGAGATTTAGCGCGCATTGCTCGAGACACTGAATGTCAAATAATTCTTAGCACTCACTCTTCTACTATCTTAGAAGAGCTACCAATGAATGCTAGAATTTATATTCTGCGCAATAGCTCTGGAAGATCGATTGTCAACGGAGTAACTCCGCAATTTGCCATGACAAAAATGGACGATGAGGACCATCCGGATTGCGAGGTCTATGTCGAAGACGAGCGGGCTAAGACGTGGTTAGCAGAAATACTTAGCAAACATGCACCAGATCTGTTCGTTCGTTGCCGCATTATTCCCTACGGAACAGCAAATCTCGGCGTGGCGCTTGGCCAAATGGCAAAGGCAAAGCGATTTCCTCGGCCGACCGTCATATTCCTCGATGGTGAGCAGGAGACTGCGGACGGATGCATATTGCTTCCGGGTGGTGATGCTCCTGAGCGGGTCGTATTCGATAACTTGGGCAAAGGGGGCTGGGGTGACATACATGTACGCATAAGCCGCGACTATTCGGACGTGTCGGACGCATGCCAAAAGGCTATGACGCTTTCGGATCACCATGAGTGGGTTAAGGCGGCGGCTAACCAGCTGCGGTGCGGTGGTGACGTTCTATGGCAGGCTATGTGTAGTGAATGGGCTAAGGTAAAACCGGTCAACGAAGTCCAATATCTACTAGAAGGAGTACGGGACGCTATTCTCTATACCTAG
- a CDS encoding lysozyme, with protein sequence MDISEKGLLALIGREGSRLKAYRDSRGIWTIGVGHTGRASPPSVHAGMTITPDEEMRILHTDLAPEIAAVNRAIRVSISQDQFDACVSLAFNIGAHGFVGSTVVHMINAGNLEAAANAFLMWDHPSELKGRREAEREQFLGVAA encoded by the coding sequence ATGGACATTTCCGAAAAGGGATTGCTAGCGCTCATCGGTCGCGAAGGATCGCGACTCAAGGCCTATCGCGACAGCCGCGGGATTTGGACCATCGGCGTCGGCCATACGGGCCGCGCGAGTCCGCCATCGGTTCATGCCGGGATGACCATCACTCCCGACGAGGAAATGCGAATCCTCCATACCGATCTCGCGCCGGAAATCGCCGCAGTCAATCGGGCGATCCGCGTTAGCATCAGCCAAGATCAGTTCGACGCTTGCGTTTCGCTTGCCTTCAACATCGGCGCGCATGGCTTCGTCGGATCGACCGTCGTCCACATGATCAATGCCGGCAATTTAGAGGCCGCGGCGAATGCCTTCCTGATGTGGGATCACCCATCAGAGTTGAAGGGTCGCCGCGAAGCCGAGCGAGAGCAATTTTTGGGAGTCGCCGCATGA
- a CDS encoding outer membrane protein: MLRHTLLASVASIMLTGSVLAADLPSRAPPPVYLPPAPIFTWTGFYIGAQVGYAWGTSNGNIGDNFGDFSSLSVSNSGVIGGGHVGYNLQWNQFVIGLEGSVDGASLNKTFSGFVSENGVFPGFAPPVTVHSNVDVMGSVRGRLGYAWDRVLIYATGGVAFAGVNSSISTPFGFDSASSTRVGWTVGGGLEYAITNNWSIRAEYRYSDFGHTTVFASNSFNFPLLASVGAFANRHTTENQVQAGVSYKFDTFAPPAPIVAKY; encoded by the coding sequence ATGTTACGGCATACTCTACTTGCTTCCGTCGCTTCCATTATGCTGACAGGGTCGGTCCTTGCGGCCGATCTTCCTTCCCGTGCTCCGCCGCCGGTATATCTGCCGCCAGCGCCGATCTTTACCTGGACCGGCTTCTATATCGGTGCTCAGGTTGGTTATGCTTGGGGTACCTCAAACGGTAACATCGGCGATAATTTTGGTGACTTTTCTTCCTTAAGCGTCAGCAATAGCGGCGTCATCGGCGGCGGTCATGTCGGCTATAATCTGCAGTGGAACCAGTTCGTCATCGGCCTCGAAGGCAGTGTCGATGGCGCCAGCCTGAACAAGACTTTCTCTGGATTCGTTTCAGAGAATGGGGTATTCCCAGGGTTCGCCCCTCCCGTTACTGTCCATTCCAACGTCGACGTTATGGGCTCGGTCCGTGGCCGCCTCGGCTACGCTTGGGATCGCGTCCTGATATACGCCACGGGCGGCGTCGCTTTTGCTGGCGTAAACAGCAGCATTTCGACTCCGTTTGGGTTCGACAGCGCATCGTCGACGCGGGTTGGCTGGACCGTCGGCGGCGGCCTTGAATATGCCATTACCAACAATTGGTCGATCCGGGCGGAATATCGCTATTCCGATTTCGGCCATACCACCGTATTTGCCAGCAATTCCTTCAACTTTCCTCTGTTGGCTTCGGTCGGCGCATTTGCTAACCGCCACACTACCGAAAACCAGGTGCAGGCCGGCGTCAGCTACAAGTTCGACACGTTCGCTCCGCCCGCTCCGATTGTCGCCAAGTACTGA
- a CDS encoding IS5 family transposase: MWTAKSRGRMAKIEKKTKRYPSDLTDEEWSSVEPFLPKAGATGSPRRTDLREVLNAIRYLVRSGCEWRMLPVHFPPWQTVYWWFRRLTRRLMFRTLHDVALMIDRARTGRNAEPSAAVLDSQSVKAPAPQGTRGFDGAKKIVGRKRHIAVDADGRLLMVNLTTADIADSTGAQAVLEAIQKRWPRVKHLFADSAYDRQRLLDKAAFLDFTVEIVRRTEAAFVILPRRWVVERTFGWMTRHRRLVRDYEARIDVSHAMIEVAMAGLLIRRITHP, translated from the coding sequence ATGTGGACAGCCAAGAGCCGTGGCCGAATGGCCAAGATTGAGAAGAAGACGAAGCGCTATCCGAGCGACCTGACTGATGAGGAATGGTCTTCGGTCGAGCCGTTTCTGCCGAAGGCGGGAGCGACCGGAAGCCCCCGACGGACAGACCTGCGCGAAGTTTTGAACGCCATCCGGTATCTGGTGCGGTCGGGATGTGAGTGGCGGATGCTGCCGGTTCACTTCCCGCCCTGGCAGACGGTGTACTGGTGGTTTCGCCGCCTGACCCGGCGTCTGATGTTTCGCACCCTTCACGATGTCGCCTTGATGATCGACCGCGCGCGGACGGGCCGCAACGCCGAACCGAGCGCGGCGGTGCTCGACAGCCAGTCCGTCAAAGCCCCGGCGCCGCAGGGAACACGCGGGTTCGACGGCGCCAAGAAGATCGTCGGGCGCAAACGCCATATCGCGGTCGACGCCGACGGACGTCTGCTGATGGTCAATCTCACCACGGCCGATATCGCCGACAGCACAGGCGCGCAAGCCGTTCTTGAGGCCATCCAAAAACGCTGGCCGCGGGTCAAACACCTGTTCGCCGACAGCGCCTACGATCGCCAGCGACTGCTCGACAAAGCGGCTTTTCTCGACTTCACCGTCGAGATCGTGCGGCGTACCGAGGCCGCATTCGTGATTCTGCCGAGACGATGGGTCGTCGAACGGACCTTCGGATGGATGACCCGCCACAGGCGTCTCGTCCGAGACTACGAGGCCCGGATAGACGTCTCTCACGCCATGATCGAGGTCGCTATGGCCGGCTTGTTGATCCGCCGGATAACCCACCCATAG
- a CDS encoding outer membrane beta-barrel protein, translating to MATLSRSSVLPTLCASFILLNLGQFARAADLAPAKPPPSWWDTFAVTGAVEAGITINPADPANGLNFGHLFTDKANSLLLNQALLTIQRPIDPTSKDYDFGFKIQGMYGSDARYTHFLGELDYAINDRYQLDVVEANVQVHLPWLFSGGIDVKAGQYVTLEGAEVIPAGDNLLYSHSYIFNFGIPFKLTGITAVAHVIPEVDIYAGVNTGVNTTFGNGQGDNNGGAGFEGGIGLNLLGGNLTVLAITNIGPQNADTPVGIAACGGCNPNSTLRFLNDMVVIWKATDKLIFTTDVNYIHDDAAGGLDGYGIAQYAAYAINDWLKIVGRAEVWRDNNNFFVSSLGAPGNFNFANAQHGFPFNGGFPVAGAFAPAPTTYLELTLGLNISAPAIPEAPFLKSITVRPEIRYDSSLNSTTPFDVGTKSSQLTFGGDIIVKF from the coding sequence ATGGCTACGCTATCAAGATCATCCGTCCTGCCGACGCTTTGCGCCAGTTTTATCCTGCTCAACCTAGGACAATTCGCGCGCGCCGCAGATCTCGCGCCCGCAAAGCCGCCGCCCTCCTGGTGGGATACGTTTGCAGTAACCGGCGCAGTTGAGGCCGGCATCACCATAAATCCGGCTGACCCCGCAAATGGGCTGAACTTCGGGCATCTGTTCACTGACAAAGCAAACTCTCTGCTGCTGAACCAGGCGTTGCTGACAATCCAACGTCCAATCGATCCGACGTCGAAGGACTATGATTTCGGCTTCAAGATTCAGGGCATGTACGGGTCGGACGCGCGTTACACCCATTTTCTCGGCGAACTCGATTACGCCATCAACGACAGGTATCAGCTCGATGTCGTCGAAGCCAATGTGCAGGTCCACCTGCCCTGGCTGTTCTCTGGCGGCATCGACGTCAAAGCGGGCCAATATGTCACTTTGGAAGGCGCCGAAGTCATTCCCGCAGGGGACAATTTACTTTACTCGCATTCCTATATCTTCAACTTCGGCATTCCCTTCAAGCTGACCGGCATCACGGCCGTCGCCCACGTCATTCCCGAGGTCGATATCTATGCCGGCGTCAATACTGGCGTGAATACGACCTTCGGCAATGGTCAGGGAGACAACAATGGCGGCGCCGGGTTTGAAGGGGGAATCGGACTGAACCTGCTAGGCGGCAATCTTACGGTTCTGGCGATCACAAACATCGGTCCGCAAAACGCGGATACGCCCGTCGGCATCGCAGCATGCGGCGGCTGCAACCCGAACTCTACGTTGCGCTTTCTGAACGACATGGTCGTGATCTGGAAGGCGACCGACAAGCTCATCTTCACCACCGACGTCAATTACATCCACGACGACGCCGCAGGCGGCCTCGACGGCTATGGCATTGCGCAATATGCGGCCTACGCGATCAACGATTGGCTGAAGATCGTCGGCCGCGCCGAGGTCTGGCGCGATAACAACAACTTCTTCGTTTCGTCTCTCGGAGCCCCCGGCAACTTCAATTTCGCCAACGCCCAACACGGTTTCCCTTTCAACGGCGGCTTTCCCGTGGCGGGGGCCTTTGCTCCAGCTCCGACAACTTATCTCGAGCTTACTCTTGGTCTCAACATCTCCGCCCCGGCCATTCCGGAGGCGCCGTTCTTGAAAAGCATTACAGTCAGGCCTGAAATTCGCTATGATTCCTCGTTGAACAGCACCACGCCCTTTGATGTCGGAACAAAAAGCTCGCAGCTTACATTTGGCGGCGACATTATCGTGAAGTTCTAA
- a CDS encoding YciI family protein, with the protein MIYACIMDYGDKAEIQRVRPKHRAYQLNLIGEGKVISAGTLLQPDDGGLFLYEASSLEAAQKMVDDDPYILEGCITRHRLREYEIHGANGALLRKTG; encoded by the coding sequence ATGATCTACGCTTGCATCATGGACTACGGCGACAAGGCCGAGATCCAGCGCGTGCGCCCCAAGCATCGAGCCTACCAGCTCAACCTAATCGGCGAGGGCAAGGTGATCTCCGCGGGCACCCTGCTTCAGCCAGACGATGGTGGCCTGTTCCTCTACGAGGCGTCGTCGCTGGAAGCGGCGCAGAAGATGGTCGATGACGATCCCTACATTCTCGAGGGGTGCATCACCCGGCATCGGCTCCGCGAATACGAAATCCACGGGGCCAACGGCGCGCTTTTGCGCAAGACCGGCTGA
- a CDS encoding nucleotide disphospho-sugar-binding domain-containing protein: MKFLIASTPATGHLNPLLAIGRILIDEGHEVVGISASFLRDRIEGIGAAFRAFPAGADLDLRDIDAAFPERKNIPLGPEEARFTMTRVFIDPVPAQHEGLKQVLRDFPADVIIADNLFLGALPMLLGPRSERPAIVLCGSTLLFARREDGAPHFLGLPPASSEAQRQEYAAIFEKTKADVTDPIREYLNDRLAGLGVRPLSIDLFDALIKLPDAYLQLTVPSFELPQRDVPDTVHFVGAVSIVPNQATVPTWADELDGSRKVVLVTQGTVNNFDFGQLVAPTLAALANEPDVLVIATAGGRPIDSIPGPIPSNVRLASYLPFEWVLPKIDALVTNGGYGSVNQALSFGVPLVTAGLTEDKADVNIRVAWSGVGINLATNDPTPQALREAIRAVLDQPSYRARASAMAKEFGCADTRSEILRILRQVSGIYAEEAAQ, encoded by the coding sequence ATGAAATTTCTTATCGCGTCGACCCCCGCAACCGGCCATCTCAATCCATTGCTTGCGATCGGGCGCATCTTGATCGATGAAGGCCACGAGGTCGTTGGTATATCCGCGAGCTTTCTGCGCGACCGCATTGAAGGCATCGGCGCGGCGTTCCGCGCCTTTCCGGCGGGCGCCGACCTCGACTTGCGCGACATCGACGCGGCATTTCCCGAACGGAAAAACATACCTCTCGGGCCTGAAGAGGCGCGCTTTACGATGACGCGCGTGTTCATCGACCCGGTCCCAGCTCAGCATGAAGGCCTGAAGCAGGTTCTGCGGGACTTCCCGGCTGACGTCATTATCGCCGACAATCTATTTCTTGGCGCCTTGCCGATGCTGCTTGGACCACGGTCGGAACGTCCGGCTATTGTTTTGTGTGGAAGCACGCTTCTATTTGCGCGCCGTGAGGACGGAGCGCCGCATTTCCTTGGGTTGCCGCCAGCAAGCAGCGAAGCCCAGCGTCAAGAATATGCCGCCATCTTCGAAAAGACTAAAGCGGATGTGACTGATCCTATACGCGAGTACTTGAACGATCGCCTGGCGGGCTTGGGCGTCCGGCCATTATCCATCGATCTTTTCGATGCTCTCATAAAGTTGCCAGACGCCTATCTGCAGTTGACGGTTCCAAGTTTCGAGCTTCCGCAACGCGATGTGCCCGACACGGTGCATTTCGTCGGCGCCGTCTCAATCGTTCCGAATCAAGCCACTGTCCCGACCTGGGCCGACGAATTGGATGGCTCGCGCAAAGTCGTGCTGGTCACTCAGGGGACGGTGAATAATTTCGATTTCGGCCAATTGGTCGCCCCGACGCTCGCGGCGCTCGCCAACGAGCCTGATGTGCTCGTGATCGCGACCGCCGGCGGTCGTCCAATTGATTCCATACCCGGGCCAATTCCCAGCAATGTCCGCTTGGCCAGCTATCTGCCGTTCGAATGGGTGCTGCCCAAGATCGATGCGCTTGTCACTAACGGCGGCTATGGCAGCGTCAATCAGGCTCTGAGCTTTGGCGTTCCGCTTGTCACAGCCGGGCTGACCGAAGACAAAGCCGACGTCAACATCCGTGTCGCCTGGTCCGGGGTCGGCATTAATCTCGCCACCAACGATCCGACGCCGCAGGCGCTACGCGAGGCGATCCGGGCCGTTCTGGATCAACCCAGTTATCGTGCGCGCGCCTCAGCCATGGCCAAGGAGTTCGGCTGCGCCGATACGCGATCCGAAATCCTCCGGATCCTTCGTCAGGTCTCGGGCATTTACGCCGAAGAAGCAGCCCAGTGA
- a CDS encoding IS3 family transposase (programmed frameshift), producing the protein MPRKRQKAEEIVAKLRQVEVLSAQGRPVAEAIRSIGVTEVTYYRWRSEYGGLKGDQVKRLKELEAENTRLRRAVSDLTLEKLILKEAAFGKLLSSARRRACVEHVIAEHGVSERFACRVLGQHRSTQRKVPTKPDDEAALIADITALAIQYGRYGYRRITAMLWERGWKVNVKRVERIWRREGLKVPARQPKRGRLWLNDGSCVRLRPQCPNHVWSYDFVEDRTHDGRKYRMLNIIDEFTRECIAIRINRKLKAADVIDVLSDLFILRGVPIHIRSDNGPEFIAKALRDWIAAVGAKTAYIMPGSPWENGYCESFNSKLRDELLNGEIFYTLKEAKVVIERWRRHYNTVRPHSSLGYKPPAPETLQWPASQSGPASPATPAIAPGPTMH; encoded by the exons ATGCCGAGGAAAAGACAGAAGGCGGAAGAGATCGTCGCGAAGCTACGGCAAGTCGAAGTGCTTAGCGCGCAAGGGCGACCGGTCGCGGAGGCGATCCGCTCGATAGGGGTGACGGAAGTTACATACTATCGATGGCGGTCGGAATACGGCGGCCTGAAGGGCGATCAGGTGAAGCGGCTGAAGGAGCTGGAGGCGGAGAATACGCGGCTCCGTCGAGCGGTGTCCGATTTGACGCTTGAGAAGCTGATCCTGAAAGAGGCTGCCT TCGGGAAACTTCTGAGCTCCGCGCGTCGTCGCGCCTGCGTGGAGCATGTGATCGCCGAACATGGCGTTTCCGAGCGGTTCGCTTGCCGGGTTCTCGGTCAGCATCGCTCCACGCAGCGCAAGGTTCCGACCAAGCCCGATGACGAAGCGGCATTGATCGCCGACATCACGGCGCTCGCCATCCAGTACGGCCGCTATGGCTACCGCCGCATCACGGCGATGTTGTGGGAGCGAGGCTGGAAGGTCAACGTCAAACGGGTCGAGCGGATCTGGCGACGCGAGGGGCTGAAAGTTCCGGCCAGACAACCCAAGCGCGGGCGTCTCTGGCTCAATGACGGCTCGTGCGTCCGGCTGCGCCCGCAATGCCCCAACCACGTCTGGTCCTATGACTTCGTCGAGGACCGCACTCATGATGGCAGGAAATATCGCATGCTGAATATCATCGACGAATTTACCCGCGAATGCATCGCGATCAGGATTAACCGGAAGCTGAAGGCAGCGGACGTCATCGACGTTCTCTCGGACCTCTTCATCTTGCGAGGGGTTCCGATCCACATTCGTTCCGACAACGGCCCGGAGTTCATCGCCAAGGCGTTGCGTGACTGGATTGCCGCCGTCGGCGCGAAGACCGCCTACATCATGCCGGGCAGTCCCTGGGAGAACGGCTATTGCGAGAGCTTCAACTCGAAGCTGCGCGACGAGCTTTTGAATGGTGAAATCTTCTACACTCTCAAGGAGGCGAAGGTCGTCATTGAGCGATGGCGACGCCACTACAACACCGTGCGCCCGCACTCATCGCTGGGCTACAAGCCGCCAGCCCCGGAGACCCTGCAATGGCCGGCTTCGCAATCCGGACCAGCTTCGCCCGCCACGCCAGCAATAGCGCCAGGGCCGACAATGCACTAA
- a CDS encoding tyrosine-type recombinase/integrase, with protein MRGLFQWAVKAKHLTVDPTKNVDGFGHKTKGFHTWTDEEIRRFEKRWPIGTRERLALAILLYTGLRRGDAARLGRQHVRDGLITMTTEKTGTIVEIPILPVLEKIIAVSKTGDGAFVATPSGDPMTKESFGNWFRDACNAAGVPGAAHGLRKAGATHAANNGATEAELEAIFGWTGGRMASLYTKAANRKRLARGAMAKMAREESSDPMPPPPEFGEGLVAETT; from the coding sequence ATGCGCGGTTTATTTCAATGGGCAGTCAAGGCTAAGCACTTAACGGTTGATCCGACAAAGAACGTCGATGGATTCGGTCACAAAACCAAAGGTTTTCATACCTGGACCGACGAGGAGATCAGGCGCTTCGAGAAGAGGTGGCCGATCGGGACGCGAGAGCGCTTAGCGCTGGCAATATTGCTCTATACAGGTCTGCGGCGGGGCGACGCGGCTAGGCTCGGCAGACAGCACGTCCGGGATGGCCTGATCACCATGACGACTGAAAAAACAGGGACAATCGTCGAAATCCCCATTTTGCCTGTGCTGGAAAAGATTATCGCCGTGAGCAAGACCGGCGATGGAGCCTTCGTTGCCACGCCATCCGGCGACCCTATGACCAAGGAAAGCTTCGGAAACTGGTTCCGCGATGCCTGTAATGCAGCAGGTGTGCCTGGCGCAGCACACGGTCTGCGTAAGGCCGGCGCCACGCATGCAGCAAACAACGGCGCGACCGAAGCAGAACTTGAGGCGATTTTCGGCTGGACCGGCGGTCGGATGGCGTCGCTTTATACGAAAGCAGCAAACCGGAAGAGGCTTGCGCGCGGAGCAATGGCAAAAATGGCGAGAGAGGAATCTTCAGATCCTATGCCCCCACCACCCGAATTCGGTGAGGGCCTTGTGGCGGAAACCACATAA